In the Bordetella genomosp. 10 genome, one interval contains:
- a CDS encoding alpha/beta fold hydrolase — protein sequence MNDRGKGAHLRANGIRQHYLHWAGPGPAVLIIPGIVSPAILWRHVGEWLSDDHECYVLDVRGRGLSEAGPHLDYGVGACARDAIAFVEAARMEKPIVVGHSMGGRIALRAAALAPDAFGALVLVDPPTSGPGRRAYPVPKARTLGLLRAAQRGEALEAMRQSGAAPWPDELQQLRAEWLSTCDERAVHVAYDDFHGEDIFADLALARAPLSLLCAGMGGVVADADVAEMRRLRDDLSVTRLPDAGHQMQAENFAAFKPALGAILARHRQTLARTPN from the coding sequence GTGAACGATCGAGGCAAAGGCGCGCATCTGCGCGCCAATGGCATCCGCCAGCATTATCTGCATTGGGCCGGCCCCGGTCCCGCCGTGCTCATTATCCCGGGCATCGTCAGTCCGGCCATCCTGTGGCGCCACGTCGGGGAATGGCTCTCGGACGACCACGAGTGCTACGTCCTGGACGTGCGGGGCCGCGGACTGTCCGAGGCCGGTCCGCACCTGGACTACGGCGTCGGCGCCTGCGCCCGGGACGCGATCGCCTTCGTCGAAGCGGCGCGGATGGAAAAGCCCATCGTGGTGGGCCATTCCATGGGCGGCCGCATCGCGCTGCGCGCGGCCGCGCTGGCGCCGGACGCATTCGGCGCGCTCGTCCTGGTCGATCCCCCCACCAGCGGTCCGGGCCGCAGGGCCTACCCGGTGCCCAAGGCGAGAACCCTGGGACTGCTGCGGGCGGCCCAGCGAGGCGAAGCGCTGGAAGCGATGCGGCAAAGCGGCGCCGCGCCGTGGCCGGACGAACTGCAACAACTGCGCGCCGAGTGGCTGTCCACCTGCGACGAACGCGCGGTGCACGTGGCCTATGACGACTTTCATGGCGAAGACATCTTCGCCGACCTCGCGCTCGCGCGCGCGCCGCTTTCCCTGCTCTGCGCGGGCATGGGCGGCGTCGTCGCGGACGCCGACGTCGCGGAGATGCGCCGCCTGCGCGACGATCTGTCCGTCACGCGCCTGCCCGATGCCGGCCACCAGATGCAGGCCGAGAATTTCGCGGCATTCAAACCCGCGTTGGGCGCCATCCTTGCCCGACATCGCCAGACCCTAGCGAGGACGCCCAATTGA
- a CDS encoding leucyl aminopeptidase: MKVDAEILDLFTKELALCGVKPGETIVVLTADDEWQENAAAFMAAAQGLGAASFNLNVRRGQQNAVGVQGRHPLVGNELAMRTLKSADMVIDMVGLLFSREQAEIQAAGVRILRVMEPFHVLKQMFPTEDLKRRVEYAKGLLEKASELRFTSEAGTDVTYRLGQYPVISEYGYTHEPGRWDHFPSGFSFTQGNDGGVNGTVVLQPGDILCAFKKYVESPVTLKIKDGNVVDIAGSGVDAHLIDSYIKSFDDDRAYAISHIGWGLNEKARWYQFSVSRQLPAEHVMNALSFYGNVLFSLGPNLEVGGDNDTACHLDLPMRRCSLWLDGTQILEHGEVVHPEMRVHRHA, translated from the coding sequence TTGAAAGTCGACGCCGAAATACTGGACCTGTTCACGAAGGAACTGGCGCTATGCGGCGTCAAGCCCGGCGAAACCATCGTCGTCTTGACCGCCGACGACGAATGGCAGGAGAACGCCGCGGCCTTCATGGCGGCGGCCCAGGGCCTGGGGGCGGCGTCCTTCAACCTGAACGTGCGCCGCGGCCAGCAGAATGCCGTCGGCGTGCAGGGACGCCATCCCCTGGTCGGCAACGAACTCGCCATGCGCACGCTGAAGTCGGCGGATATGGTCATCGACATGGTGGGCCTGCTGTTCTCGCGCGAACAGGCGGAGATCCAGGCCGCCGGCGTCCGCATCCTGCGCGTGATGGAGCCTTTCCACGTGCTGAAGCAGATGTTCCCCACGGAGGACCTGAAGCGCCGCGTCGAATACGCCAAGGGCTTGCTGGAAAAGGCCAGTGAATTGCGCTTCACGTCCGAGGCCGGCACCGACGTCACGTACCGGCTGGGCCAGTATCCCGTGATCTCGGAATACGGCTACACCCATGAGCCCGGCCGCTGGGACCACTTTCCTTCCGGCTTTTCCTTCACGCAGGGCAACGACGGCGGCGTCAACGGCACCGTCGTATTGCAGCCGGGCGACATTCTCTGCGCCTTCAAGAAGTATGTCGAATCGCCGGTGACCTTGAAAATCAAGGATGGGAATGTCGTCGACATTGCCGGCAGCGGCGTCGACGCGCATCTCATCGACAGCTACATCAAGAGCTTCGATGACGACAGGGCCTATGCCATTTCCCACATAGGATGGGGGCTCAACGAAAAGGCGCGGTGGTACCAGTTCTCGGTTTCCCGCCAACTGCCGGCCGAGCACGTGATGAATGCCCTGTCGTTCTACGGCAACGTGCTTTTTTCCCTGGGCCCCAACCTGGAGGTGGGCGGAGACAACGACACGGCGTGCCACCTGGACCTGCCCATGCGCCGATGCAGCCTCTGGCTGGACGGCACGCAGATCCTGGAGCACGGCGAAGTGGTCCATCCAGAAATGCGCGTGCACCGGCACGCCTGA
- a CDS encoding IclR family transcriptional regulator, producing MSEEAESDTKAGGVAAVERAIAILNAFRAGDSSLSLNEIARRTRMYKSTILRLLSSLVQEHCIVRLDDGTYQLGSMLLHWGGLYQSALRLDDHVPPILRRLVQETEEGASFFTREGNHRVCLFRVDSPRSIRDHIRTGDLVPLDKGAAGRVLTAFDQTITPASRAPEQPYIITVGEREPDIAAIAAPVFGPQKNLRGAVALSGPAARFSAELLPSMSARLLVAAADLSRRLGGDTSAFDRWHEKTRSAA from the coding sequence AAAGCGACACGAAGGCGGGTGGCGTTGCGGCGGTGGAGCGGGCGATCGCGATACTGAACGCCTTCCGCGCGGGCGACAGTTCCCTGTCGCTCAACGAGATCGCGCGAAGAACCAGGATGTACAAGAGCACCATCCTCCGGCTCTTGTCTTCATTGGTGCAGGAGCACTGCATCGTGCGCCTGGACGACGGGACCTATCAGCTCGGTTCGATGCTCCTGCACTGGGGCGGCCTTTACCAGTCGGCCTTGCGCCTGGACGACCACGTGCCGCCGATTCTTCGCCGGCTGGTGCAGGAGACGGAAGAGGGCGCTTCGTTTTTCACGCGCGAAGGCAACCATCGGGTCTGCCTCTTCCGCGTCGATTCGCCGCGCTCGATCCGCGACCATATCCGGACCGGGGACCTGGTGCCGCTCGACAAGGGCGCGGCCGGCCGGGTGCTGACCGCGTTCGACCAGACGATAACGCCCGCGTCCCGGGCGCCGGAGCAGCCCTACATCATTACGGTCGGGGAGCGCGAGCCGGACATCGCCGCCATCGCCGCGCCGGTCTTCGGCCCGCAGAAGAACCTGCGCGGCGCGGTGGCGCTTTCCGGGCCGGCGGCGCGGTTTTCCGCCGAGCTGCTGCCGTCGATGTCGGCGCGCCTGTTGGTGGCGGCCGCCGACCTCTCGCGCCGCCTGGGCGGCGATACCTCGGCGTTCGATCGCTGGCACGAGAAGACCCGCTCGGCGGCATGA